From Mycobacterium cookii:
AGGGACGTGCCGGGCAGCTCGGCGTCGGCGCGAGCCAGCCACTTGAAACCGGTGAGGGTCTCGACGTGGTGTGCGCCCCAGCGCGCCGCGATCGAGGCCAGCATCCGCGATGACACGACCGTGCTGGCCACCACGCTGGTCGCCAGTGTGCTCGGCTCGGTGCGCGACAGGGTGAAATCGCCGAGCAGCCAACCGGTTTCGTCACCCGACAACATCCGCCAGCCGGTGGGCGTCGGGATGCCGACCGCGCACCGATCGGCATCAGGATCAAGTGCGATCGCGACGTCGGCATCGACGTCGGCGGCCAGCGCCAGCACCGCGTCGGCGGCGCCGGGCTCTTCGGGATTCGGGAATGTCACGGTGGGGAAGTCGGGGTCGGGAGCGAATTGGGCGGCGACGGTGTGCACGTCGTGCACGCCGGCGCGGCGCAGTGTCTCCACCGCCACCGCGCCGCCCACGCCGTGCAAGGCGGTCAACGCGACGCGAACCGGTCCCGGCGACCGCCGCAGCCCCGCGGCCCGGTCGATATACTGCTCGATCAGTTCGGCACCGGCGGGTTCGACTGGCGCCCTGGCGATTTCGTCGGCGAATGGCGCGCCGTCGATCGCGGCTTCGATCTCCCGGTCGGTGGGGGAGACGATCTGAATCCCGCCGTCCAGGTACACCTTGTAGCCGTTGTCGGCCGGTGGATTGTGTGACGCGGTGATCTGAATGCCCGCCGCCGCGCCGGTCTGCCGCACGGAAAACGCCAGCACCGGCGTGGGTACCGGATCGGCAAACTGCATCACCGAAAATCCCTCGGCGGCAAGCGCTTCCGCGGCCGCCACACAGAATTCGGCCGACCCGTGTCGCGCGTCCCGTCCGACGATCACCGTCGAGCCGGCCACGCCGCGACCGGTGAGCACCGTCGCTAGCGCCCACGTCGCCCGCAGCACCACCGCGACGTTCATCGCGTCCGGGCCGCCCCGCACCGGGCCGCGCAATCCGGCGGTGCCGAAGGTCAGCGGCCTGGCGAACCGCGCCGTCAGCTCGGCCGGATCGCAACGGGCGAGTTCGGCGGCCGTCACCGGATCGGGGTCGTGGGCGATCCACTCCTCCGGAGTCATGCGAGCCTCAGAGCCTCAGAGCCGCGCGACGACGTCGGCCAGCAGCGCGCCCATCCGGGTCGCGGCCTCCGCGCCGGTGGCGAGCACCTCGATGTGGCTCAGCGGCTCACCGGTGATGCCCGCGGCCATGTTGGTGACCAGCGAGATGCCGAGTATCTCGGCGCCCGCCGCGCGCGCGGCGATCGTCTCGTGCACGGTCGACATGCCGACCAGGTCGGCGCCCAGCGTCCGCAACATCCGAATCTCGGCGGGCGTCTCAAAATGCGGCCCGGGCAGCCCGGCGTACACGCCGTAGTCCAGCGTCGGGTCGACCTCGCGGGCCAGCGACCGCAGCCGCGGGCTGTATGCGTCGACCATGTCGACGAACTGGGCTCCGACCAAAGGCGATCGCCCGGTCAGGTTCAGGTGGTCGCTGATCAACACCGGCTGGCCGACGGCGAAGTCCTCGCGCACCGCGCCGGCGGCATTGGTCAGCACCACCACGCGCGCGCCGACTGCGCAGGCCGTTCGCACCGGATGCACGACGTGCCGCAGGTCATGGCCCTCGTAGGCGTGCACCCGACCGGCCAACACCAGCACGCGATGCGCACCGATGCCGACCGACAACACGTGACCGGTGTGCCCGACCGCGGTCGGCGGGGTGAACCCCGGCAGGTCTGCCATCGGCAGAATCGCGGTCGGCCGGCCCAGCGCGGCCACGGCCGGTGACCACCCCGAACCCAGAACGATCGCGACGTCGTGCTCGGCGATCTCGGTGATGTCGGCGATGAACTGCGCAGCCGTCCGTGCAAGCGCGTCGGGGTCTGGTGGACCGGTCACAGAGCGGCAGCTTAGTCCGCCCGTCACCGTCGGTGAGATACTGCGACGATGGGCCCAATCCCGGTGCTGGATCACGTCGAGGACACGGTGCAGCGTCGCAGCACCGACCTCGTCGCGCTGTCGCACGCGATCCATGCCGAACCGGAGTTGGCATTCGCCGAGCACCGCAGTTGCGCCAAGACGCAGGCGCTGGTGGCGGAGCGGGGTTTCGAGATCACCTCGGCAGCGGGCGGTTTGGACACCGCGTTCCGTGCGGAGTTCGGCAGCGGCCCGCTGACAGTCGGGGTGTGTGCCGAATACGACGCCCTGCCGGGGATCGGTCATGCCTGCGGCCACAACATCATTGCCGCGTCGGCCGTCGGCGCCGCGCTGGCGCTGGCCGACGTCGCCGATGAGCTCGGGCTGAAAGTGGTGCTGGTGGGCACGCCCGCCGAAGAGTTCGGCGGCGGAAAAGTGTTGCTGCTCAACGCCGGTGTGTTCGACGACCTGGCGCTCGCGGTGATGGTGCATCCCGGTCCGGTCGACATCGCGGCGGCCCGGTCGCTGACCCTGTCGGCGGTCCGGGTGGATTACCGCGGACGAGAAGCGCACGCCTCGGCCGCGCCATACCAGGGCATCAACGCCGCCGACGCCGTCACCGTCGCGCAGGTCGCGATCGGCTTGCTGCGCCAGCAGCTCGCACCGGGACAGCAGGTGCACGGCATCGTCGCCGAGGGCGGCCAGGTCGCCAACGTCATTCCCGCGCACACCGAGTTGCAGTACACGATGCGCGCCACCGAGGCATCGTCGCTGGCCGACCTGGAAGCCAAGGTCCGCAACTGTTTCCTGGCCGGCGCGGTCGCCACCGGCTGCGACCACACCGTCGAGCAGACCGAGCCGATGTACGACGCGCTCAAGCCGGACCCCTGGATGGCCGAGGCGGTCCGCGCCGAGATGACGCGACTCGGCCGTGCGCCCGTCGACCAGGCGCTGGAAGCGGCGCTGCCGCTGGGCAGCACCGACATGGGCAACGTCACCCAGTTGCTGCCCGGCATCCACCCGATGGTGGCCGTCGATGCCGGCGGCGCGTCGTTGCATCAGCCCGCATTCACCGCAGCCGCCGCCGGTGCCAGCGCCGACAAGGCCGTGCTCGATGGGGCAATCATGTTGGCGCGCACGGTTGTTCGCGTTGCCGATTCGCCGGACCAGCGCGACCGGGTGTTGGCTGCACAAGCACAGCGGGCGGCGTCATGACTCTCGCCCACGTCGCGGACTCCTGGCTCGCCGCGCACTTCGACGAACTGGTCGAGTGGCGGCGCCACATCCACCGCTATCCGGAACTGGGCCGCCAGGAGTACGTCACCACGCAGTTCGTCGCCGAGCGGCTGGTCGACGCCGGGCTCAACCCGAAGGTGTTGCCAGGCGGGACCGGGTTGACCTGCGACTTCGGCCCGGATCGCGAGCCTCGAATCGCGTTGCGGGCCGACATGGATGCGTTGCCGATGGCTGAGCGCACCGGTGCCCCGTACGCCTCGACGATGCCGAACGCCGCCCACGCCTGCGGGCACGACGGGCACACCGCGATCCTGCTGGGTACCGCGCTCGCGCTGGCGGGGGCGCCCGAGTTGCCGGTCGGGCTGCGGCTGATCTTCCAGCCGGCCGAAGAACTGATGCCCGGCGGTGCGATCGACACCATCGCCGCGGGCGCGCTGTCCGGGGTGAGCCGCATCTTCGCGCTGCACTGCGATCCCCGGCTGGAGGTCGGCAGGATCGCGGTGAAGACCGGTCCGATAACGTCGGCGGCCGACATGATCGAGATCAGCCTGTCGTCGCCGGGCGGGCACACCTCGCGGCCACACCTGACCAGCGATCTGGTCTACGGGCTGGGCACGCTGATCACCGGCGTGCCCGGCATCCTGTCGCGGCGCATCGACCCGCGCAACAGCACCGTGATGGTGTGGGGCGCGGTCAATGCCGGCGTGGCCGCCAACGCCATTCCGCAGAGCGGCACACTGGCCGGCACCATCCGGACCGCCAGCCGGGAGACCTGGCTGGGCCTGGAGGACATCGTCCGGGAGGCGGTGGCGGCGTTGCTGTCGCCGCTGGGCATCGAGCACACCGTGCAGTACAACCGCGGGGTTCCGCCGGTGGTCAACGAAGAGGTCTCGACGCGGATCATCACCCACGCCGTCGAGGCGCTCGGCCCGGACGCGTTGGCCGACACCCGCCAATCCGGCGGCGGCGAGGACTTCTCCTGGTATCTGGAGGAAGTGCCCGGAGCGATGGCGCGGCTGGGGGTGTGGTCGGGTCACGGTCCACAGCTCGATCTGCATCAGCCGACGTTCGACCTCGACGAGCGGGCACTGGCGGTCGGGCTGCGGCTGATGGTCAACATCGTGGAGCAGTCCGCCGCGCTGGGTTGATCGCTGGGAGTGTGGCCCGGCACAGATTTCGATAGGAAACGATGTTGGTCGCGACACCAGCGGGCCGTGACCGAAGCTGCGAAAATTCTCGACATGGCTACGCAATCCACGATTTGGGATGTGACATACGGCCTGCTGCGCACCTTGGGCCTGACGACGGTGTTCGGCAATCCGGGATCGACCGAGCAGACGTTCCTGAAGAATTTTCCCGACGACTTCACCTATGTCCTTGGCTTGCAGGAAGCGTCGGTGCTGGCGATGGCCGACGGCTTCGCGCAGGCCACCGGTAAACCGACGCTGGTGAACCTGCACACCGCGGCGGGCACCGGCAACGCGATGGGCAGCCTGATCGCCGCCTACAAGAGCAACACTCCGTTGATCGTCACCGCCGGACAGCAGACGCGCGAGATGTCGCTGTGCGAGCCGTATCTGACCAACACCAGCGCGACGCAGCTGCCGTTGCCGTGGGTCAAGTGGGCCTACGAACCGGCACGGGCCGAGGATGTGCCGGCTGCGTTCATGCGGGCCTACACGGTCGCGGTCCAGCCGCCGGCGGGCCCGGTGTATCTGTCCATCCCCCTTGATGATTGGGAGAAACCAGCTCTTGGTCCCGCGGTCGTGCGGACGTCAAGCACGCGGATTGCCCCCGACGCGGACCGGCTGCGCGCCTTCGCCGACCGGATCAACCGGGCGCAGCGACCCGCGCTGGTGATCGGTCCCGAGGTCGACCGG
This genomic window contains:
- a CDS encoding phospho-sugar mutase → MTPEEWIAHDPDPVTAAELARCDPAELTARFARPLTFGTAGLRGPVRGGPDAMNVAVVLRATWALATVLTGRGVAGSTVIVGRDARHGSAEFCVAAAEALAAEGFSVMQFADPVPTPVLAFSVRQTGAAAGIQITASHNPPADNGYKVYLDGGIQIVSPTDREIEAAIDGAPFADEIARAPVEPAGAELIEQYIDRAAGLRRSPGPVRVALTALHGVGGAVAVETLRRAGVHDVHTVAAQFAPDPDFPTVTFPNPEEPGAADAVLALAADVDADVAIALDPDADRCAVGIPTPTGWRMLSGDETGWLLGDFTLSRTEPSTLATSVVASTVVSSRMLASIAARWGAHHVETLTGFKWLARADAELPGTSLVYAYEEAIGHCVDPAAVRDKDGISAAVLACDLVATLKGSGASVLDALDDLARRFGVHVGAAVSRPVADPDRAAALMRRLRAAPPTKLVGFASATTDLMSRTDALIFTGGDAGTSVRVVVRPSGTEPKVKFYIEVRSGTRPHAAALCDELAAAVRSW
- a CDS encoding amidohydrolase encodes the protein MGPIPVLDHVEDTVQRRSTDLVALSHAIHAEPELAFAEHRSCAKTQALVAERGFEITSAAGGLDTAFRAEFGSGPLTVGVCAEYDALPGIGHACGHNIIAASAVGAALALADVADELGLKVVLVGTPAEEFGGGKVLLLNAGVFDDLALAVMVHPGPVDIAAARSLTLSAVRVDYRGREAHASAAPYQGINAADAVTVAQVAIGLLRQQLAPGQQVHGIVAEGGQVANVIPAHTELQYTMRATEASSLADLEAKVRNCFLAGAVATGCDHTVEQTEPMYDALKPDPWMAEAVRAEMTRLGRAPVDQALEAALPLGSTDMGNVTQLLPGIHPMVAVDAGGASLHQPAFTAAAAGASADKAVLDGAIMLARTVVRVADSPDQRDRVLAAQAQRAAS
- a CDS encoding M20 family metallopeptidase; the protein is MTLAHVADSWLAAHFDELVEWRRHIHRYPELGRQEYVTTQFVAERLVDAGLNPKVLPGGTGLTCDFGPDREPRIALRADMDALPMAERTGAPYASTMPNAAHACGHDGHTAILLGTALALAGAPELPVGLRLIFQPAEELMPGGAIDTIAAGALSGVSRIFALHCDPRLEVGRIAVKTGPITSAADMIEISLSSPGGHTSRPHLTSDLVYGLGTLITGVPGILSRRIDPRNSTVMVWGAVNAGVAANAIPQSGTLAGTIRTASRETWLGLEDIVREAVAALLSPLGIEHTVQYNRGVPPVVNEEVSTRIITHAVEALGPDALADTRQSGGGEDFSWYLEEVPGAMARLGVWSGHGPQLDLHQPTFDLDERALAVGLRLMVNIVEQSAALG
- a CDS encoding purine-nucleoside phosphorylase, whose product is MTGPPDPDALARTAAQFIADITEIAEHDVAIVLGSGWSPAVAALGRPTAILPMADLPGFTPPTAVGHTGHVLSVGIGAHRVLVLAGRVHAYEGHDLRHVVHPVRTACAVGARVVVLTNAAGAVREDFAVGQPVLISDHLNLTGRSPLVGAQFVDMVDAYSPRLRSLAREVDPTLDYGVYAGLPGPHFETPAEIRMLRTLGADLVGMSTVHETIAARAAGAEILGISLVTNMAAGITGEPLSHIEVLATGAEAATRMGALLADVVARL